GAAAAGATTTgcattgaaatttaaagaaagcgaTAAAGATGCTTTCAATTGGCTCAAAGGACTTTAGACATGGAAATTAAATGTACTAAAATGTAAATTGAATATGAAAATTAGACAATGCCTAAAACATAAATTTGCTTGAAAGATAAAGTTTTTGCAAGAATCATAAATGAAAGGTAAAGACAATAGAAGAAACCCTATAGAAATCGAACTCGAACGCAGACTCAGGAATTCGCTGGgatatgagtgtgcttgagtgtatttctgaaaaaaagttccaacctttatttcctAAAACTTACTAATATTTATAACCTACTTCCATGACCGACCATTAATGACACGACGCTGCCTTGTACGCGAACTCTTAAGTAACTGTTCCCGCTCTTTTTCCCACGGACGTTACCAATAAATTCCTCGTTCAGAGAAAGCTTTAGACTTCCCTACTCGTGTAACTACTCAATTCTCCTTTCGAAAAACTGTTCAATCCTTCATTCGAGTACTTGCTCGATTTATCAAGGTGTTTAAATCGAGTCCGTGTCAAATAACTTCCAATTAATGCTTGCACATGCCTCTTTTCAGCCTCTACTTCCTTGCTGACCCTTCACCAGCATTTCGAATCTGCTCAATCTTTCGAAAATAATTATCTCGACTAACATCTACAAAAGATATGTATTTTAtgtctttctaaaatatttaaacaCAAATTTATAACTTGAAATACTACTTTTTGTACCATTTTATCCCTTAGTATTTTAATAATTTCAACTATACCCCTTCATCTTCCACcaactctcttctctctcacaacTAGCCTTTTCTGCTCTCTACCGTTGCTGCCTTCGGACTTCGATGGCGCCATCTTCCAACCTCTTCTCCAAGGAGAACGTTCCTTCTCCCTCACCCTCTCTCATATGCTTATGTTGTTCTTGTTCCCCTTCAAGATCTTCGCAACAATGGGAACAATCACTGGTCGGCGCCGAAAAATGACCACAAATCTATGAttctgcctttcctttcctctttgcGTCTTTGTTGTCTCCTCATTCCCTCAACCCGTAGTCTCGCTTGCGTATCATTGCTTGTTGTCTCAACTTATTGTCTCtgtgtttaaatattttatttttattttctattaaaaaaaactgAATCTGTTTACTTTTTTTCATTTGAAATCAAcctaaaaaattttgttaattggTGTTGGGTTTGAATTGATAATAAATTTATACGTACCGATAAAACCATGAACAAATAACAAAATACTACGGGGATTATATTATTCCTgtcagtatttaattttttttaaaatatatatcatatcaatacttttatcaaaatatccttataatttagtaaaaacaaaaactatatttttatttaatttataaaaagaccTAAATATCCTTTTTTATGTTAGACAAAAAttattcatttaaattaatcaaaagGAAGAAACATCCAGAAAAGACGATGAAAGTACACGGTTAAGTCGTCAACGTCATCACCGACTCGAACCAAAGACGTCTTCAGCAAGGCAACGGTCCCCTCCATAGTAGACTGCACACCAAGGATCCAACGAGGTAGCTCGGCATAGGACTCTTTCCAGTCCCTGTATATCTGTGCTACTGTCTTCTGTTTTGCCAACTACGTCTTCCTGTAAGTTGGTCTGAACCCATACGTTACTTCGGCAGCTTCTTGCAACACCTTTATCGATACCGCCGCATTGGCTCAAATCAGAAGAAAGATTTTTGCATAGATCACGTGATAATCAAGCTGTCGGTGGTCACTTGATATCGCTTGATTTTCGTGCTCGAAGGCTGATGCGAATCATCCACGTGCAACCTTTGCCGAACTCCTTACATCTCCCATGGTACTTAAGATGATCCGACTCCATCACTTTGTACTCAACACCACAGCAAATGTTGTAATCCTTTACACTAGGAACAGCTTCCTCCTTACTTTGGAAAGATTGGCCAACTTAAAATTCAACTACAGAATTTTTCTCGTGCAAACCTTGACCCCCAAAGGTTGGAACTGACTCCGGCGCTTAGCCGAAGGCTTCCTGGTTCAAGGTAGAAAAGTGTGCAGGTTGCTCATGTGTGCCAGCACTTGACGGTGGTTGACATGTTGCTGGGTTTGTCGGAATATCATCATCGCTGTCCCCTCCAATGTCAGCAGGCTCTTCATCCGAATTATCCTCTAGCATCACATTTTCAACCCGATCCGGTTCTCCTTCACGTCCAACATCTGGAGAGACGGGCTGAGGTGAATATCCCAACTGGACCAGCTGACCGATACTCCAACAAACACTCAGGTGCAACGACGGGCATGAAGATAGAGGCACCTCCCATTGTGGTCGACTGAGGGTTTGACGCTGTTGCTCCAGAACTATCGATGCCATGTTCCAACTTCGCAAACAACTCGTGTATCCTCACTTCCGGGAAACTCCGACGACAATGAAACAACACATGCATATCTTCATCTGATCGTAACACGAATGTTTCATATTGCACGCCGGTTGGCACAACCGCAATAGAAATCTTGTAGAACAGCTTGTTCACCCAATTGGTGCCACACGCGCCCAATTTCTGCAATATACTGGTCTTCAGATGCAACAGTGTATTAGATGACCTGATGAAAACACTCAATAGTTCTCTATCGGTAAACTTCACACTGTGCCTCTTACTCTTTTTTACTTTTCCAGAAGAGTGCACCAAAAAGCTCTCCTCAATCTCCATTCCTCAAGTTATGAATGAATGAAAATGACACTCTACACAAGTTGTTGGGTATATATAGGCATCTTCTAAGCAGTCATGCCGTTCATAATCCGCTACAGGGTCTCGTAGAATACACTTTGGGCCTATTTCttcataaaccgctacagggtgtagcggtttatgtgtTTCAGCTTCTGAACGTAATCCGCGACAGAGTCTAGCGGATTACGTGTAATTAGAATCCGCGTTAGATTGTCGCGGATTACATATAATAAAGTTTGTTGCATTTGCGTCTAATTTTTCATATTATTGTATTTGCGTAACACTTtcccttatttattttatttatgtaaattgtccaaatttttaaattattcctcTTAAGTCTTAACTTATGCATCCCCAATTTCAAACCCCGACCACCacctcaaccctaaaccctcaatctTTTACTATCATCCAAATCTGTCTTCATCTAACTCTCATTCCCAACTACCTATGCCACTACCGTCACCACCATCTTCACTACTGTTGCCTCCTTCTCTTTACTACCGCCACCATCACACTCTCCTACATTATTTGGGCCACATCCAGGTGCAGAGGTGCTAGTGAATTATATTTCTCTATAGCTCACTGTTTATTGAATTGCCTTCTAGATAATTGTAAGCAGTTGTGAATAAATTAATGAAAATAGAGCTTCctgtattttgtattttgctCTTGTCCTATTGTAATTTGTATATAGCGTACGTTTCCACATCTCTTCCTCCAGGGAAATAAATATTGTTATTTTTCTGGCTGAGATACCTGCCCCAAGCTATTACTCTTCCACTCCATTAGGCAAGCACTCACCAACTGTTGGTGGAGGCTCATCGCAATGCCAACGTTCATAATCTGAGAAGAGAGGATCAGAGAGGATTTTGGAGTATGATGGTGGCGGTGACAGTAGCAATGCTGGCGACGGTGGCGGTGGTGATAGATGGGGATGAAAGTTGGATGATAAACAATTTGGGTAATGGTGGCAAAAGGTCGGACATTGTAGTGAAGAGATGAAAATTAGAAATGGGATAAGTTAGATGAGGAAGAATAGTTTAGAAGTTTTGAATAATCTTTTAATTGAGATAGTTTTGTTGACCAAAATCTATATATTTTATGGTTATAAAgtcaattttgtttttttttttaagtatatttgtCAATATTCTGAATATTTGTGAATAAAAATAgttgtttttttataaaattggataaatggATAACGTGATTCATGAGTAGATTTTTTTAAGGTGACCATCTTTGACTAGTAGTCGCTACCTAATTTTTTTCCCTCCCTGTTTTGGGGTCATGTCCTAACCTCTGAAATTCAATAAATACCGAGTAATAATTAACGCAAAACTAACAATATCTATAAATTCATGCAGGTCCAAAAATCAATTACGCTAACTAACCTTGCACTCCTAGGATAGGGACATTTTTCTCCCAACAACCATCATCAacactccttttctttttcttgatccagAAAGGGTTTACAAAAAAGACCACTATTTTCACGAGATTATTACATAAGTATTGTTTCTAAATGCCAGTAGTCTCACCGCAGATGGCATACGCACACCTAATTTATTAGACTCCTATTCCctatagttaataaaaaaagtatCAAATTGCTGCAGAAATGTTAGACAAGAAACATTCAAAAGGATTAAAAAGATCAATAGTATGTGTACCTGAAACCTTGTTGGCCCTGTACCGGAATCACTGGCATGGCATGAAGTGAAGACAACAGGCCAATTTATAAGTGCAGACTACAGATAATTAATAATATAGAGAGATAGAGATGAAGAGACGATACCCTCAAGGCCTCAACAGATAATCCAATTGTAATCTGTAACTAAGCACGGTTAAAAGGTATTACTACTTACCAGCTAGATGGCAGTTACACAGACATAACTGCTATCCAATCTCAGCTTTAGCTGTTAAGTTTCTTTTCCTTAGTTTTCTACTTGCTAAAATATGACCTCAGTTTTTAACATagagatagaattagtggaatttgttgGAATTATATTCAAAGATGAAACTGCATTACAATTACAACTAACTGGGCAGGGTTTAATCATCAGACTAAGCAGGCAATACAAGGGTACTGCCACCCAAAATATGCAAGTAAAAAGCAAGGAACAATGTAAACATAACTGATGACTTAGCTCCAACATATCTAACAACTTCAGACCCTTTGTGCACAGCTTCATCATGGACGTTCTTGAGACTTCTGTTCAATGCATCTGATATTCTCCATAAGAACAACGCCACAAATGATCTCAATGCTTCCATTGTCACCCTCCCCGTCACATCAAGAACAAATCTCCGGTTGGCCGGAACCGCCATCGTCGATTTGATCTGGCCAAGCAATCCTGCATCCTGAACACCACCACCAACCAAGCCTCCAACTTTGAAATGCTGAACAACTTCGCCAATTGGCTCAACGCACCCATTTCCAGTTACAATTGAACCACTAAGAACAAGAGAATTCACATTTGAACCTGAACTCGAGCTCGCactcaaatttgatttttgagttCTCGAATTCGTCAAGACTTGGTGAGATGTTCTAACCAAAGTCTCCACGGCACCATTGCACACAGAAACCAGAATGCCCTTAACTTGTTCCTGGTGTTTTGGATTGGTCATTCCAGCAAACATCTCATCGAAGTTATTAACATCCATTGTTTTGTCGAGAAAAACCGCAACGGCGGTGCTCACAAACACTTGTACAACGTCCCCTATAACCTTCCCACACCTCTCATCACTAATCACATTCAACCAAGCAGGCGAATCCGAAGACGCAACACCAGATTCAGCACTCTGAAGACCCAAAACCAAATTCCTCGCAAAGCTTCCAACTACCACGGAGGCAAAACCGGTTCCAGCTTTCGAGAAAAGCTTCTCCAACACCCTATCGGTGGCGCAATTAGGGTTTGTGATGAATTCGGGACTCTTACCGTTGCTCTGTTGGGTTTTAAGACCTAGCAAAAGTCCAATCGTTACGGCCTCGGAAACCTTATTGACGGAGGCGGAGCATTCCTTGGATGTGGCAATTTTGGATAACTGCTTCAAGCTGTTGGGGATCTCGTCGGAATCAGAATTCAGGAATCGGTTGAGGTCCTTGGACACGGTGGCAATGGTTTCTGAGGATTCCGCAACCAATTCGGAAAGGGAAACGAAGGCTTTCACGAGCTTCATAAGGCGCTCTCTCTTGCGAGCCACGGAGGGAGAGTGGTAAGCCTTGTATGCGCCATAGCCAGAAGCTCCGAAGAGAGCAACGAGGAGAAGCCACTTCTTGTTCCTTCGAGAGAAATCGAAACCCTTCTTGATAAGTTGACCTTCCATAGGTAAGATCAACAGACCCTAGAGTTTACCAATCAGGAACCCTAGGAGCGCGAAATTGAAAATCTAGGGTTTCAGAATTTGGTAATATGGTTGGATGGTAAATTGAAACGGGGAGGGGGAATGAATGCAGAGGATTGAATTTGAAGACGAAGAAAGACGAATTGGGGGGGAAATAAATGCAGTTGTTGGAGGGAAATATATTGAATACGTCTGTTGTTGTAATTGGGAAATTAAGAGAGAGGAAAAGAAGGTAGTTGTTCGTTCCTCTCTATTTTCCAAGGTACGAATTTTCCAAGATGGTGATGGTTTTAACGAACTTTGTGTGAAGTGGATTTTGGAGGCAGTGAATTAAGGAGAGTGAATGGCAATGTTGAAGAAAAAACCAGCGAGTTTCGGTCAAGACCAAAGGCCAGAGTACCCGCCAAATAAGGGCTTCTTTGCTTTGTTTTGCTAAGTGTCAAGTTATCAACTATGCAAGTCTGGTCAATCCCCGCACCAGAAGGATACAATCATACAAAGCAGAGCACAACACAATAACACAGATAACAtgacttttttttgttataaatgtaTTTGTTATGGTGGAGATTTACCTGGTTTTGACGTGAGATTGTTACTTGAAAATTTGTAAGATGGtttaatatatttagttaaattataatttaacgattcttaattaataattttatataaaaataattacatataaatttttaaaaaaataattaaataattcaataatatttaCACTATTAAAtagttttaataataaaatatattttttaattttttataattattaaatagatcttttttaaatattatatattaattaacctttcgtatatttttaaaatttactctttattttataaattattttattattcattaacCCTCCGCGTGACGACAATGCTGTTGTCCTCGCCTCATTAAACTTGAACTGGTGCAGTCAAGACCACGTGGTGGAGGAGTTTGTGATGGAGCAACCGATGCTTCGTTACCTCTTTGCCTTCGCGGTTAAGATCTAGTACTAGAATTTATGTGAAGGAGGGTTCGATGGTGCTAGATTCAATGGCGAAAGAGTTTGAAAAGACAGAGGATATGATTGGGGAAGGAGAGAAGCTCTTTGAAAAATATAACTagaaaatatttatcttttgGTGCTGTCGCTGAATTTTCCTTACGACaaaatagaaaatccaaaaataatgttcTTAACTCCAACTGTGATCAAAGAAGATGGCAATGGTGTTAGGTTGTGGCTCATGAGTCATGAATTTGTTCACAGTTGAACTTTGATCATTAACAAGATCAACGAATATTTTTTGTTCAATGGGAGTTTTATTACATAAGCTAAGAGGAAGATTGTGGAGGCTATATAAggaaagagagaaaggagagtTGAAGAGAAAGGGAGgataatttaaaaactttattaaaaaattaaaatcttaataTTTTTATCACATAAAATCTATTTGTTATGAGTATaatattaatttctttatttaatgaatacatttttaagtcaccaaaaaaaaaataatgaatacaTTTCACgtacaaatagtaatttattcttaaaaaaatttaacacatataaaaCGGAGTTGACATTTTGTGTGTTCTGACggataaaatttttttctataaaaatgtTAAACTCACCTATAGAAAAATAACGAAGAAAATCACCCATCTCCCTGCCATATTAAAAAAACTCAGCCAATGAAGATATGCTTAGCTTTTTTTccctattatttttattttaaggtATTGGTATTATAACTCTAAAAATACCTTTCTAAAAACAATAATGGCACAAGGTAAAGCAGAAACTAGAGACACGTCAACTTTATTTCTTCTATGATATTTATATCAcaaatttattcatcaaaaattcttttttcgtTACATATTAGGTTAAACGATTACTGAAAGAACACAAATGTATATTATTCTGCCATTTCTGAAATCAAATTTCTTAAGTTCTATTATTTTCCAATTTTCAActatccaagaaaaaggaagtaatgtAATGAACTAACAAATAACAGAATGGAAAAAACGTCCATCGTCTATTACAGAGATAATTTCGAGCCAATTGAAGGAGGAGATTGAGACAAATCAGAAGTATTACTATTTCTGATTCAATAGAATGAGAGATCTCAAAAAGCTCTATTTACAATTGATGATATATATAGCTagctaattaacttagtgaactAATAAGTAACTAACCACTGAACAAATCTCTAACTAACTATGTCAGATGGCAGTAGGTTACTCAACATCTTTAACTAACAGTGCCAACTGCCAACTTGCCACAGATATCTAGCAACCAACTGCAACTAATACTCAATAACAATaaccaaataaaataatttgcaAATCCGTTTAAATGTAAAACAAACCTTCATGAATTAAAAATGTCGGCCATTACAGAGTATTTCTTTCAAGATTTAAAATGACAAGTGATAAATCTACTTTATTATTAAGAGTGAATACCCCATTCGTCCTCTGATAAAAAACACCCAACCCGACtcctgatatttttttttttaagactaATTAGCCCCTGTGTCAAAAAAaacaacattgattttttttgcaCAAGGACTAATCAGTCCCATAAAAGTAAATCTTAGGAGCCGGGTTGGTATTTATTTTTGTCAAGAGCCTCATTGTCTTTTGAAACAATTGTCAGGAGCTATTTTAGATTtttctctattattttttaaaattctaaattgaaACCGTTGCGGCTAGAAGAAAACCATGAGGCGCCATGTCAGAAGACAAATATCATATCATTTGATCACTTAAGTAATCACATTATTGGTTTCCTTTCCAACACAGTTGACAGCAAGGCAATGACGGGGAGGCCAAcacaaacaaaaaataacaagACTGAACACCCCAATCAGTCAATCACCACTAAAACCgccataaaataattaaaaaatatataaaagaaatcaACTTAACTATATTTAACAACAAACAAGACGAGTCATGTACACTTCTTGTGCCTATATGATGTATACCTTCTGAAACAGCTCTCCCTCGAATTGGTGCGTTTGTGCGTATATTCATCCCCATTCTCAGTTTGGACCTCTATAAAACAGAGATCAAACATCAACCCAGCACGCACTTGGTTCCAGTCTTTCCTTTTCATTTGAGTTGTATCCCGAACACAACATTTAGCCTTGCGGCAAACAAATGCATAGTAATAGATGTTACAAGTTTCGATTCAAAACCTCAAATAATATCAAGTAACATATCTTGACACTTCCAAACTTTGTTGACCATTCATCTATGTACAACAGATGCTCAAGAAAGACACAGGTAGTCAAGTTTTTCTGAACATCAGCCACCTGTCCTTCATGCTCTTACTTCTAAGTGAGGATCAAGTAGCCCTGAATGACCACAATCATGTTCTCTGGCTTGAAGCTTTATGCCACCTTTGAACCTGTATTACAAGTAATAGGTTTAATGCCATAATCGTCATCTTCCAGATCACTAAAAGATATGTCTTCTTCATTCACGATGGAAATAATTGGTTCTCCTAAATCAGAATCTTCCTCTGGCcaatcaatatcatcatcatcattaacaTAGTCCTGAGTAATAATTTGAGTGGAATGACCACATTTTAGATCCTTGTTCTCATTTTTAATCATTGTATTTTCCTGAATTACAGACTTGTCAATGAAATGTGTTTCAGAACTTTCAACTGCAATCGTGTGCTTCTCTATCTCTTTATCTGCTAGCATGGATAAAGATGTTGTTTCATATCCATATGTTTGATGAGAAAGGTCATCAGAATAGGCATCATCTACTAAGCTGCAGGCAAAATCATCATGCCGAACAGGGCCTTTTGAGTACATAGTTCTTATTCTGGAAAACTCAAATTCAggctttgtttgtttgtgcagctCCTGCATCCACATTGCCCTGGCTTCCATCACCTGAAAATATCAAAAGCCACCTCAACTGACTATTACAGAGAACCAAAGCCTTGTTCCACTAGGTTGGTTCAGCTACATGGATCAAATGAAAGTTGAGCACATGAAAGGCATACATGGATGCATCACAATATTGGTAAAAGTTGAGCACACAAGAAACTGACATGTGCTTATTGAAATCCAAAGacatataaaagaaagaaaaagacggACTGCTGAATAAGAACTTCAACTAAAAGCCCAAATAAATCTTCTAATTAACATCAAAATTTAACATTCACTTAAATAACCATTGACAAAATCAAAATCTTAAAGTAACTCAAATGAACTCATCTTATAAAAGTTACAGTCCAGCTTCCTCCTAGAAGCCAAAAAGACAAACAGCCTAAACTTACAGAATTTTGAAATTCTATAATGAATTAAAACAGAATCA
This region of Arachis hypogaea cultivar Tifrunner chromosome 8, arahy.Tifrunner.gnm2.J5K5, whole genome shotgun sequence genomic DNA includes:
- the LOC112706411 gene encoding protein PHLOEM PROTEIN 2-LIKE A10, whose product is MEGQLIKKGFDFSRRNKKWLLLVALFGASGYGAYKAYHSPSVARKRERLMKLVKAFVSLSELVAESSETIATVSKDLNRFLNSDSDEIPNSLKQLSKIATSKECSASVNKVSEAVTIGLLLGLKTQQSNGKSPEFITNPNCATDRVLEKLFSKAGTGFASVVVGSFARNLVLGLQSAESGVASSDSPAWLNVISDERCGKVIGDVVQVFVSTAVAVFLDKTMDVNNFDEMFAGMTNPKHQEQVKGILVSVCNGAVETLVRTSHQVLTNSRTQKSNLSASSSSGSNVNSLVLSGSIVTGNGCVEPIGEVVQHFKVGGLVGGGVQDAGLLGQIKSTMAVPANRRFVLDVTGRVTMEALRSFVALFLWRISDALNRSLKNVHDEAVHKGSEVVRYVGAKSSVMFTLFLAFYLHILGGSTLVLPA